In one window of Haladaptatus sp. QDMS2 DNA:
- a CDS encoding MFS transporter, translating into MVGIGGGLYFTSSRTLISDMYVERRGLALGINDAAGTIGSAIAAGIVIVTLALGNWKLTFLPVVGVLAVTSVLLSRWRQESYVISQVDFNVQEVIHRVIAYREIRWLIVVYSLFNFATSGIVSFLPLFLQADKGFSPLQRVPPFRSCSSSEW; encoded by the coding sequence TTGGTTGGTATCGGCGGCGGGTTGTACTTCACATCTTCGCGCACGCTTATCTCGGATATGTATGTCGAGCGACGCGGTCTCGCGCTCGGAATCAACGACGCTGCTGGAACAATCGGGAGCGCGATTGCCGCAGGAATCGTTATCGTCACGCTCGCACTCGGAAACTGGAAGCTCACGTTCCTCCCAGTCGTAGGAGTACTCGCAGTAACCTCAGTTCTCCTTTCCCGTTGGCGACAGGAATCATACGTCATCAGTCAGGTCGATTTCAACGTACAGGAGGTGATTCACAGAGTCATCGCCTACCGAGAAATCCGGTGGCTAATCGTAGTGTACTCGTTGTTCAATTTCGCCACCTCTGGGATCGTGAGTTTCCTGCCACTGTTTCTACAAGCGGATAAAGGATTCTCGCCGTTACAGCGAGTGCCTCCTTTTCGATCTTGTTCATCGTCGGAATGGTAG